ATTTGTTTTGTCGACGATGTCTTGTAAGTTCTCACTTATCTTCTATGATTCAAttgttgtttgttctttctttaatCATcagtattttttttccttttgcagGTGTTTGATTGCAGATTACATGGATGTTCCCAGGATCTTGTCTTCCCTGTTAGTATCACATTTATTGTCTTACAGTTATCAAATGTCATACCACTCATGTAATATTTGCTAATATGGAACGTTGTCAGGCTGAAAAACAATCTTCATGGTGCCCTCCCGATGATGAAAATGCAACATGTGGTCCACATTGCTATCGATCAGTATGTCTTTTTGAATTATTAATATGGCATCAAGATTTAAATATCTTTGTGGGGAGTTACCATACAAGAATTTAAAAATTTCTCATGCTAGGCACTGAAGTCAGAAAGAATTGCCAGAGTCAGCTCTCCAATGAATGGTGATTTTGTTGAGAAGACAGTCACAAGATCTGATGGTGCCAGTGCTCAGATATCATCTGGAAAGAAATCTTCTGGGCTGTCTGCTAGAAAAAGGACCAAGTCCTATCAAAGTGAAAGTGCTTCATCAAACGCAAAGAACATCTCAGAAAGCAGTGACTCTGACATTGGACCCAGAAATTCTAGTGTCCATCTTACATCACCCTCTAAGACCAAGGTTGCAGGAAAGTGTGGAATTCGCAAGAGGAACAGCAAACGAGTTGCTGAGCGGGTCCTGGCATGCATGCAAAAAAGACAGAAGAAAATGGTAGCACCTGATTCTGATTCTATTGTTAATGGTAGTCTTATCCCTACTGATATGAAACTTAGATCTAATTCTTGTAAAGAAAATGAAGATACTAGCTCTTCTTCACATAAGAATGTGAAATCTCCTACCACTGGAAGGCCTAGACGGAAGGGTTCGCCAAGGAAGGAAATTCACAGGGAAATTCGGGGTGAGGTTCccgatggttcatccaatgagatgATTACTGATCCACCTGTTACTAGTTGTGATGACAATTTAAGGAAAGAAGAATTTGTAGATGAAAACATATGTAAACAAGAATCAACTGATGATAAATCTTGGAAAACTATAGAGAAAGGCCTTTTTGAGAAAGGCACTGAGATCTTTGGCCGGAACAGGTCAGTGGATAATATATATGATTTGTTATGTCTCCCTTTTGTTTATGTGGAACTATTTTACAGTCAGTATGCAGTACACGTGAGACTtcatatttcatttaaaacattgaAAATTCATTTGGTTTGCTGTCATATTTTGGTGATCCAATTTAATTGGTTATTTGTTACCAAAGATCACTATTATTTTTTACTCCCCAACTTTGgcatatttaaatttcaaatattaGGCTCCTTAGGTGGGAAATTGGAATGCATGGTCTTTGGGTTTTCTAACAAGTCGAGCTGCTTTGTATTTTATGGAgtaaaaattttaatttcaatttGTTTGATGTGTATTTGGAAATATGGTTAAGAAAATTTTGTTGATGCTACTCTGTATTTTATCCATTCAATTGACTTAGAACAATACATCTGCAAGTACTTTTCTTCTGAATTTGTAATTTATTTGATGTGTTGTATTCATCTTATGATATTTTTGGGTTGCTTGTTTTAGTTGTTTGATTGCACGGAACCTTATGAGTGGCATGAAGACTTGTTGGGAGGTTTTTCAGCACATGAATCACTTTGATGCTAAGATGTCTGGGCAGGCTGGTGATGCCGCAAACTCTCTTGTCGAAGGCTATTCCAAGGTTGACCTTAAAGGGTCTATTTAGTAGTTTTAGTGATTTACTCTATTGAACAGGATCCCTTAATTTGCAGTTTTGTGCTTTTCCATGGCGATTTTACCTGTAGGGTAATAATGAAGCTAGAAGAAGGTCAAGATTTTTACGTAGGCGGGGTAGAGTTCGTCGTTTAAAGTATACTTGGAAGTCTGCTGCTTATCATTCAATCAGAAAACGAATTACTGAGAGAAAAGATCAGCCATGCAGGCAATATAATCCATGCAATTGCCAAACAGCTTGTGGGAAGCAGTGCTCTTGTCTTCTTAATGGGACTTGCTGTGAAAAATACTGTGGGTGAGTGTTTATCCAACTCTTAACATGTTAATGTGTGATTTCTTTGATCAATTATGGAGTTTATAGATTAAGATGCTCTAGTTTAAATGTACTAGTGTGAACAAATATTGGTGCCTAAATAACTGCAGCTAGCTTATTTGTGCAGATGTCCTAAGAGCTGCAAAAATCGATTTAGAGGCTGCCATTGTGCTAAAAGTCAATGTCGAAGTCGCCAGTGCCCATGCTTTGCTGCAGACAGGGAATGCGATCCAGATGTTTGTAGGAATTGTTGGGTCAGGTGAGCATTTTATATATCTATTTCCTGCTTTTTGTCTTACGGTTGTACTTGTGATTGAGTGTTGGGTATTGATACTGTGCATGAAATCGTCAATGTGCATCACAACACTTTACCTTGTGTCTATGATAGAGCTTTTTGTTGGACAAACTTTCAATTTACTAGGTGTACAAATGAGTTAAACGTGATTTATAACTAACACTTTACTATTAAGAATGGTGGTCAAACTACGTAGTTCTTTACATTGTGCTTTAGTAAGAGAATTTTGTATCAACTTTCTTATATATTCCAAGATACTATTGTTGATTCTGTTATGTAATCTATTGCACGTCTTAGCCTTGTTCACAAAATAAGTTTGTATGGCTTTCTACTAAGCATAACATTGGTTTTGCAGTTGTGGTGATGGTTCTCTTGGTATTCCCAATCAAAGAGGTGACAATTATGAATGTAGAAATATGAAGCTGCTTCTGAAGCAACAGCAGAGGGTAATGATATCCACTGTTCTTATGATATTCATTTATTTCGTACTTATGTACAAAATACTATATGCAACTACTTCCTCTGTCCACAGAAATCTAAAATTGGGGCAAGTTCTTCCTAGTTATCTTGTGTTGAGGGTCGTTCAGCCCAGTCTGAAGGATTTGTTTTTAACTTGAAAGTGCAGTTTTAATGATGCCCAAAATCCTAAATAGCATTTATTTAGGATTTCCTCAATAGCCAAGTATTTATAACGTTTGTTGTTATTATTTGCTTGTGAGGGACTCATTTGTGGTTTACACCTTGGAGTCTTGTTGCTACCAAATCAGTGTATGACCGTGGCCTTGTTCCCTATTGCTTTGTAGGTTTTACTTGGACGATCTGATGTCTCTGGTTGGGGAGCTTTCTTAAAGGTACTATAGTATTCAATTTACCATTTACGTGGTTGATTTTCCTTTTctgctatttattttatttgtttatctaTCTTCCAGAATAGTGTTGGTAAACACGAATACCTTGGTGAGTACACTGGAGAGTTGATATCACACCGGGAAGCAGATAAGCGTGGCAAGATATATGACCGTGAAAATTCATCATTTCTCTTCAATTTGAACGATCAGGCATGTCAATAGGACTCAATCCTACCACCCTCTTAATTATCATGGAAGATTTTATGTTTTCTCATTCTTTAAGTTTTCAACAAATTTACGGACTAGTGAGAAAGTTTTGAATTTGTTTGTGCAGTTTGTTCTTGATGCTTATCGAAAGGGTGACAAATTGAAGTTTGCCAACCATTCTCCAGATCCAAATTGCTATGCAAAGGTACATTTGTTCATGGCACCATATAAACTATTAGAGGGCTCCCACCCAAGAGTGTAGCTCAGATGGTTAGGCATGTGGTTTGTACCCACAAAATCTGAGGTTATAATTTTCTGGTTTCCAAATATTGTAGAGTTAGGCGGGGATCTactttagaaaagaaaaaaaaattacaggGTTTTTGGACCTCATAGTATCGATTAATCAAATTCAACATTTCATGGCAGGTCATTATGGTTGCCGGTGATCACAGAGTGGGCATATTTGCCAAGGAAAGAATCAGTGCAGGGGAGGAACTCTTTTACGACTACCGTTATGAGCCAGACAGGGCTCCCGCTTGGGCTCGGAAGCCGGAAGCATCTGGTTCTAAAAAAGACGACGGCGGCCCCTCAAGTGGTCGAGCTAAGAAGCTGGCGTAATATACGAAGATGATTTATTTCAATCTTTGGattcacatttttttttgttctttcttttttgGCTATTCTTTTTTACAGGTAGCAGAGTCATTCTCATTGACTTAGAAGGCGCATTCTTCATAATATTGTGatgggagaaagagagagattggCCATTGCTTCTCTCAATTAGAGAAAATTGAATTTTTTGTACGATTCATGTTTCCTTCAAAGCCAATTGTATTTGCTAACTTCACATGTTAAGTCATCACTTTAATGAAACATTTTCTAACCAAAATTATCCTTCAAGAGACACCCACTTTGCCTATTATTCTTGTCTAAATCGCTATTTATGTGCCAACGATCACGTAATCCAACGTATGATTCTTTGAAAAGTGAGCTTTCAGCTCAACCCAACAGAATGTCAGACTCAATTTTCTTAACTttcatatattattatttattaatattattctTCAAAGTTCAAACCAACAATTAATATTCGTAAATCTCAACCAATAAATATCCAAAGGCATATTTCTCAACAATACAAAGCTAAAGCATTCATTTACACGTTTTCCCCAACTAAACATGAACAAAAAGTCTTATGCCACTTCTCTGTCCACTACTTATATCTGGACACATGTAGTCTATTTATCTAGATTTACTCTCAAATGTCTACTTAATCCACTATCTCATACATCAATCAGAATTTCAATAAATGATGTCAAATTTTAAGTGGTACAGAGAGAGACAAAcatttcaatatttttaaaaaaaaatgacagCAGCTTCTTAATGATATTAACCATATAGGAACATATAGTGTGGAGAATTTATTTGAGTTTTGTAGTTTAGGTTTATAAGAataagaaaacaaagaaaaattgcATGAAATGGTAAATGGAGAGCGGTTATTGGGTCCTGCAGTGAAAATAGCTGAGTAGAAGCTTACCTACCCCACCATGTGACATGCACCTAGAAGGGTAACTCAATAGTAGGACAAATACCCTAAATGTCCCCCAAGCTTTTACAtaacaaactctctctctctctctctctctataataattattaaaaagaaaaatccatGTAAGAAAACAtgattatataaaataaaataaaataaaaaatcagttTTTGAAAGAGCTCAATAGTGGGACAAATACCCCAAATGCCCCCAAGCTATTCTATATATAGAAaagcatataataattataaaaagaaACATGATTTAGATAAAATAAAAAtctttgaaaagaaaaagaaaaattctgTTAGAAAGAGCTCAATAGTAGGACAAATACTCCAAATGTCTCCAAATTTTTTATACatagaaaatatataataataattaagaaaaaacccatggaagaaaataagattaactaaaataaaattctttgaaaagaaaaaaaatggttagAAAGAGTCAAAGTCGTCATCATCATCATGATTCTTGGTTCTTAGTCTTTGCATGCAGAAACGACatcgtaaaaagaaaaagaaaaagggttTAATGtacattattatatttaattagcGATTAAAAAAAGAATTGAGAAAAAAAAGCCCGCGTTTAAGAACTAAAAACTTGTCATCTTCTCACCACAGTAAAAATTTGCTTTTGCTTTTGTAGCTGTACTATATCACTACcagaccctctctctctctctatttctctctctctctctcgcaccCAAAAGCAGTGGTGGTTTCTCGAGCTCTGCTTATCACGAGCTTCAGCCACTGCTGCTGTTGATGCTATGTTGCCGTGTTTCGCAGACCACCGTAGCTTATGCAACAACTTAGTTCTgttgctcttcttcttcatcttctatGTCCTTGTTACCACTTCCTCTGCTTGCTCCAATGGCAGTTGTCAGGTTTTACTTTGTTTCTCTTCTTCAACAACTCAAAGATCTACGCTTTTCTGAATTTGAACACGAATTAACTTGTCCATTTACAGGTTCTAGATGCTTGTGCCGCGGCCATGGACTGTGCCCCAGGTCTCTACTGTGGTAATTGTCCTTCTTCCGGCGCTACTCAGCCAATCTGTACCAGAGCCCAAGCAATCATTCCCACCACGATTGTGAGACATTAAATTGTGAAAATTTGGTTGGTGGGTCTTAATCTTTTTGAGTTGAATTTCATGAAATCATGACTTTTCTGCTATTTTTgtctgtttgtttgtttgttttgagATTGTAGATTAATGGGTTGCCGTTTAATAAGTACACATGGCTGGTGACCCATAATTCGTTTAGTAACGTGAATGCAGCCCCCGTAGCTGGTGTTCAGAGATTGACATTTTATAATCAAGAGGACACAGTGACCAACCAGTTGAATGTATGTGATTTTGTTCTTATTTATTGCTTTTTAATTATGTGGTGAAATTAGTTTTAGAGACTCTGATGAGGTTTACTTGTCATTCCTTTCTTTTAATCTGTGCCGTGGAATCCAATTACAGTGCCAGGGAATTCTGTGTTAAGTAATTGCTCTTTATAGACCTTTTGTCTAGTGTGTTTCTTACGTTTTTTTATGTTcgattgattttattttattttttcttagaaTGGCGTGAGGGGACTGATGTTGGACATGTATGACTTCGAGAACGATATCTGGCTCTGCCATTCATTTAGGGGCCAATGTTTCAATTTCACTGCCTTTGTAATCCATCTTCCCTTATTTTCAGTCTTCTTAGTTTATAGTTTCTTTTGAAGCAACTTCTTACAAGTGTATGTTGTTATGTTCTCAGCAACCTGCAATAAATGTATTGAAGGAAGTGGAAGCATTTTTAAGTGCAAACCCAACTGAGATTGTGACAATTATAATTGAGGATTATGTGCATACCACAAAAGGGTTAACAAATTTGTTTACTATGGCTGGGTTGGACAAGTACTGGTATCCTGTGTCCAAGATGCCAAAAAAGGGTAACGATTGGCCCACTGTGACCGAAATGGTGCAAGATAATCACCGGCTCCTTGTTTTCACTTCTGACTCTTCAAAAGAGGCAAAAGAAGGAATAGCATACCAGTGGAAATACTTCCTGGAAAATGAGTGTAAGTTATATATCAGAGTCTTTAGTCGGCGACTTTGCACTGTGTTAGAATTTTCACCAATTATGGCACCAATTTTCAGCTGGAGATCCTGGGGTAAAAGGCTCATGCCCAAATAGGAAAGAATCGAAGCCATTGGACTCGAAAAGTGCATCTCTTTTCTTGCAGAATTATTTCCCTACATATCCAGTTGAAGCTGATTCCTGCAAAGAGAATTCAGGTCCACTTGCTGCGATGGTTGGTACCTGTTATAAAGCAGCAGGCAACTTAATGCCAACCTTTTTGGCAGTAAATTTTTACATGGTAATGATATTTAGTCtcacaattaaaaaaaacaagaTTTAACTAAAATAGATTTCAATTATTGGTTATGTATTCTTTACCGAGGGTGAAATGATATGATGCAGAGGAGTGATGGAGGAGGAGTCTTTGATATTATAGACAGAATGAATGGCCAAACATTGTGTGGATGTAATACTGTCACTGCTTGCCAGGTATCTCCATTATCACTTCTTTCTACTTTTAGTTGGGTATTCATCAACGTTTTTGCCATCTTTCATTATTTTCTATTCCCACATTGGCATCAATGGCCTAGATGTAGAACTTGTGGTCCAAATTccttttaagaaatttttatttTGAGTTCGTTTCCAAAAGTTTTGGAATTATAGAAACTATAATGCATTTATTTTTCCATTCCTTTGTCAACAACCTTATGTACGGCCTCATCATCTCCTTTACGAGCTTCTCTGAATCTGGATTTGGAACAATGGTAACCTGGAACTGACCATGGGTCCAGGAAACTGCACCCACTCAATTTGGAATTAAATCCAATTTCTTGGCCTGACATAGAATCATTTTGTTCCTCTCTTACAATTTGAGAGGGCAAAGCCTATTTATTTTCTGAATTGCCACTATGCGATTATACAACAATATATTACCTCAATATGCCTTGGACATATTTGTTacatattaaattttgtttatgaTATTATCGTACTTCTGCATTAAAACTTCTCTAATTCCTAATACATGTTTCACAGGCTGGCGCACCTTTTGGGTCTTGCAAGAATGTAGCTGTTCCTAGTAGAAGTCCACCAATCAACAACACTCCAGGAACTGGAAGCTTTACTGGATCAGTTCAGTTCACAAGATCTGCTTCAACTGTCAAGTCTCCCAATCACTTGTTCTTCTTCTTAGTATCATTCCCACTGTTGgcattttggttatgaccaccacagccaatacTTATTACTACTGTTCATTAGTGAGTTTCTTCTTGAGATGGTGGCTTACTTACagtgtttaatacataaaaatctaGTGCCATAGCAAACGGTTCTTAGTGTTATAAATTTGATTATAGAGGTAAAGCTTACCGAGATTTTAGTTGAGAGCAGAAGTAAGGATATGGACAGCACAGGCATTATGAAGTAGATAAATTAGTGACCAAGAAAGACCCAGAAAGCACCGGTTCGGTTTCAGGTATACAGTATGTTTCATTACATTACAACACTTGTTTTTAATTGAAGAAAATAGAAATATTGAGATTGAGATGCTCCATATATTGACATTTTATCTAGTTTTTCTAGTGCTATAGCCACATCTAATTCTGCCATCGTTTTTTTGATCATTTTATTTGTGCTGTGTTGCTGTCTTCTTTCAGGGCAGGTAGTGTGGGTAGCCAGTAGCAGTCAAGGAAATCTATGGCACATCATATGTAGAAGTACTCGTGTTTTAAATACTAGGTTCTCTTCTTATTTGTATTCTAACATTTAATGGGTTTTGTTTCTCGTTTCTCACGTATAACATAGGTTATGTTGTCTCATGTCtgcactttttttttacaatatagaTATACTATGAAGTGTTGAACAAACGATTTATTTGAGAATTGTGTTATGGAAAATGAGAAAGACAAGGAAGTTTTCATTTTGGGCTGTCCTTGGTTCTCATGTTTAGAAAGCTATGTCCATAGACTGAAGAGTGGTAGTTTAAATGGTCAGATATGTGATTTGCTCTAACAATTGTTATAGTTTTCTGGTCTCCAACTACTGTAAGATTAAGTGAGTGAGGAGTCTAGTTTCAAAAAAGAAAGTTATGTATGAATTACAACTACCATTTTGACTCTTTAATACATATCAATAATAACATCAAGCATTGTTAATAAATTCATAAAAGAATACACAATTGCATGTGGACTATACAAAGACAGAGCTTCAATATGAACTCtgatatgataattttttaaaaatgttcTTAATGAAGATACACAAAACCATACACCAAACAAT
The genomic region above belongs to Humulus lupulus chromosome 1, drHumLupu1.1, whole genome shotgun sequence and contains:
- the LOC133809662 gene encoding histone-lysine N-methyltransferase CLF isoform X2; translation: MASKASLSASAGRSEPPVIIQEETIPNLKELSLAIDSLKKQVVSNRCFSIQKRMEENKKKLVGVTSYMYKLSTERSGQFVDACKSVDLLSLRQKDAFDMQNGTDVGNGNKDNLEENGHASTAVLLGINVAAKNAVRPIKLLEIKRLPPYTTWIFLDRNQRMTEDQSVLGRRRIYYDQNGGEALICSDSEEEAVDDEEEKRDFVESEDYLICSTIKEVGLSDTVLESLAQCFSRSPSEVKARYENLIKEEKAVDGSKIGDIEECLQIGNSFLDKDLDAALDSFDNLFCRRCLVFDCRLHGCSQDLVFPAEKQSSWCPPDDENATCGPHCYRSALKSERIARVSSPMNGDFVEKTVTRSDGASAQISSGKKSSGLSARKRTKSYQSESASSNAKNISESSDSDIGPRNSSVHLTSPSKTKVAGKCGIRKRNSKRVAERVLACMQKRQKKMVAPDSDSIVNGSLIPTDMKLRSNSCKENEDTSSSSHKNVKSPTTGRPRRKGSPRKEIHREIRGEVPDGSSNEMITDPPVTSCDDNLRKEEFVDENICKQESTDDKSWKTIEKGLFEKGTEIFGRNSCLIARNLMSGMKTCWEVFQHMNHFDAKMSGQAGDAANSLVEGYSKGNNEARRRSRFLRRRGRVRRLKYTWKSAAYHSIRKRITERKDQPCRQYNPCNCQTACGKQCSCLLNGTCCEKYCGCPKSCKNRFRGCHCAKSQCRSRQCPCFAADRECDPDVCRNCWVSCGDGSLGIPNQRGDNYECRNMKLLLKQQQRVLLGRSDVSGWGAFLKNSVGKHEYLGEYTGELISHREADKRGKIYDRENSSFLFNLNDQFVLDAYRKGDKLKFANHSPDPNCYAKVIMVAGDHRVGIFAKERISAGEELFYDYRYEPDRAPAWARKPEASGSKKDDGGPSSGRAKKLA
- the LOC133809662 gene encoding histone-lysine N-methyltransferase CLF isoform X1 — protein: MASKASLSASAGRSEPPVQVIIQEETIPNLKELSLAIDSLKKQVVSNRCFSIQKRMEENKKKLVGVTSYMYKLSTERSGQFVDACKSVDLLSLRQKDAFDMQNGTDVGNGNKDNLEENGHASTAVLLGINVAAKNAVRPIKLLEIKRLPPYTTWIFLDRNQRMTEDQSVLGRRRIYYDQNGGEALICSDSEEEAVDDEEEKRDFVESEDYLICSTIKEVGLSDTVLESLAQCFSRSPSEVKARYENLIKEEKAVDGSKIGDIEECLQIGNSFLDKDLDAALDSFDNLFCRRCLVFDCRLHGCSQDLVFPAEKQSSWCPPDDENATCGPHCYRSALKSERIARVSSPMNGDFVEKTVTRSDGASAQISSGKKSSGLSARKRTKSYQSESASSNAKNISESSDSDIGPRNSSVHLTSPSKTKVAGKCGIRKRNSKRVAERVLACMQKRQKKMVAPDSDSIVNGSLIPTDMKLRSNSCKENEDTSSSSHKNVKSPTTGRPRRKGSPRKEIHREIRGEVPDGSSNEMITDPPVTSCDDNLRKEEFVDENICKQESTDDKSWKTIEKGLFEKGTEIFGRNSCLIARNLMSGMKTCWEVFQHMNHFDAKMSGQAGDAANSLVEGYSKGNNEARRRSRFLRRRGRVRRLKYTWKSAAYHSIRKRITERKDQPCRQYNPCNCQTACGKQCSCLLNGTCCEKYCGCPKSCKNRFRGCHCAKSQCRSRQCPCFAADRECDPDVCRNCWVSCGDGSLGIPNQRGDNYECRNMKLLLKQQQRVLLGRSDVSGWGAFLKNSVGKHEYLGEYTGELISHREADKRGKIYDRENSSFLFNLNDQFVLDAYRKGDKLKFANHSPDPNCYAKVIMVAGDHRVGIFAKERISAGEELFYDYRYEPDRAPAWARKPEASGSKKDDGGPSSGRAKKLA
- the LOC133809689 gene encoding PI-PLC X domain-containing protein At5g67130, which produces MLPCFADHRSLCNNLVLLLFFFIFYVLVTTSSACSNGSCQVLDACAAAMDCAPGLYCGNCPSSGATQPICTRAQAIIPTTIINGLPFNKYTWLVTHNSFSNVNAAPVAGVQRLTFYNQEDTVTNQLNNGVRGLMLDMYDFENDIWLCHSFRGQCFNFTAFQPAINVLKEVEAFLSANPTEIVTIIIEDYVHTTKGLTNLFTMAGLDKYWYPVSKMPKKGNDWPTVTEMVQDNHRLLVFTSDSSKEAKEGIAYQWKYFLENESGDPGVKGSCPNRKESKPLDSKSASLFLQNYFPTYPVEADSCKENSGPLAAMVGTCYKAAGNLMPTFLAVNFYMRSDGGGVFDIIDRMNGQTLCGCNTVTACQAGAPFGSCKNVAVPSRSPPINNTPGTGSFTGSVQFTRSASTVKSPNHLFFFLVSFPLLAFWL